One window of the Cardiocondyla obscurior isolate alpha-2009 linkage group LG05, Cobs3.1, whole genome shotgun sequence genome contains the following:
- the Tmod gene encoding tropomodulin isoform X8 — translation MTTAAKLYGKDLSEYDDIDVDQLLAELTPEELNILAKEVDPDDSFMPPSQRCSYECNKSPTGPLNRKKLIEHINKQALETPDIPELKPFVPGVIRGKKWVPPPQDNTKEKEADEQIAIDLGDEYEQALSAATQEEIIDLAAILGFHSMMNQDQYHASLLNSGQPVGLGWDGVTKASQPKVYPMEPPNDTDVDATIKQVRDDDSSLTDLNWNNIKNISDEKFIQLFEGLEMNTHLESLSLTNVGLNDKTAQRLADAVEKNSTLRVLNVETNFISPPVIVKLIRSLLKTKSIEEFRCSNQRSQVLGNKIEMEITQLVEQNPTLLRLGLHLEFNDARHRVAAHLQRNIDRIRKDLTLRLQFRFFNMNHRKPALIQ, via the exons ATGACGACGGCAGCCAAGCTGTACGGCAAGGACCTAAGCGAATATGACGACATTGATGTGGATCAGCTGCTGGCAGAGCTTACGCCGGAAGAGCTTAACATATTGGCCAAGGAAGTAGATCCCGAT GATAGCTTTATGCCACCATCGCAACGTTGCAGCTACGAATGTAATAAAAGCCCTACAGGACCACTGAATCGTAAGAAACTCATTGAGCACATCAACAAGCAGGCTCTAGAGACACCTGATATTCCAGAATTGAAACCATTTGTACCTGGCGTAATTAGAGGCAAAAAG TGGGTACCTCCACCACAAGATAATACAAAAGAGAAGGAGGCAGATGAACAGATTGCGATAGATCTAGGGGACGAGTATGAACAAGCGCTTTCTGCCGCCACCCAGGAAGAAATTATTGATCTTGCTG CTATTCTTGGATTCCATTCTATGATGAATCAAGACCAGTATCACGCCTCTCTACTGAATTCTGGACAGCCAGTCGGACTCGGTTGGGATGGAGTAACGAAAGCTAGTCAACCGAAAGTTTACCCGATGGAACCGCCTAATGACACAGACGTCGATGCTACCATTAAACAAGTGCGGGACGACGACTCCTCTCTCACCGATTTAAATTGGAACAATATTAAA AACATTTCGGATGAAAAATTCATTCAGTTATTCGAAGGCTTGGAAATGAATACACATCTCGAGTCTCTAAGTTTAACTAACGTTGGACTCAACGATAAGACCGCGCAACGGCTGGCTGATGCTGTGGAGAAAAATTCAACCCTCAGAGTACTCAA tgtGGAAACGAATTTCATAAGTCCGCCTGTGATAGTAAAACTCATCAGGTCCCTTCTTAAAACAAAATCTATTGAAGAATTCCGATGTTCGAATCAG AGGTCACAAGTATTGGGTAACAAGATTGAGATGGAAATCACACAATTGGTAGAACAAAACCCGACGTTGCTAAGACTCGGGCTACATCTTGAATTCAATGATGCTAGACATCGTGTAGCTGCACATCTGCAACGCAATATCGATAGGA TACGGAAAGATCTAACGCTGCGACTACAGTTCCGATTCTTTAACATGAACCACAGGAAACCTGCCTTGATTCAATGA
- the Tmod gene encoding tropomodulin isoform X7 codes for MDQRNIIDLIVRRVEKLAHVRANLKFYIKTSSSTKTTTMTTAAKLYGKDLSEYDDIDVDQLLAELTPEELNILAKEVDPDDSFMPPSQRCSYECNKSPTGPLNRKKLIEHINKQALETPDIPELKPFVPGVIRGKKWVPPPQDNTKEKEADEQIAIDLGDEYEQALSAATQEEIIDLAAILGFHSMMNQDQYHASLLNSGQPVGLGWDGVTKASQPKVYPMEPPNDTDVDATIKQVRDDDSSLTDLNWNNIKNISDEKFIQLFEGLEMNTHLESLSLTNVGLNDKTAQRLADAVEKNSTLRVLNVETNFISPPVIVKLIRSLLKTKSIEEFRCSNQRSQVLGNKIEMEITQLVEQNPTLLRLGLHLEFNDARHRVAAHLQRNIDRIRKDLTLRLQFRFFNMNHRKPALIQ; via the exons ACCTCATCGTCGACCAAGACAACCACCATGACGACGGCAGCCAAGCTGTACGGCAAGGACCTAAGCGAATATGACGACATTGATGTGGATCAGCTGCTGGCAGAGCTTACGCCGGAAGAGCTTAACATATTGGCCAAGGAAGTAGATCCCGAT GATAGCTTTATGCCACCATCGCAACGTTGCAGCTACGAATGTAATAAAAGCCCTACAGGACCACTGAATCGTAAGAAACTCATTGAGCACATCAACAAGCAGGCTCTAGAGACACCTGATATTCCAGAATTGAAACCATTTGTACCTGGCGTAATTAGAGGCAAAAAG TGGGTACCTCCACCACAAGATAATACAAAAGAGAAGGAGGCAGATGAACAGATTGCGATAGATCTAGGGGACGAGTATGAACAAGCGCTTTCTGCCGCCACCCAGGAAGAAATTATTGATCTTGCTG CTATTCTTGGATTCCATTCTATGATGAATCAAGACCAGTATCACGCCTCTCTACTGAATTCTGGACAGCCAGTCGGACTCGGTTGGGATGGAGTAACGAAAGCTAGTCAACCGAAAGTTTACCCGATGGAACCGCCTAATGACACAGACGTCGATGCTACCATTAAACAAGTGCGGGACGACGACTCCTCTCTCACCGATTTAAATTGGAACAATATTAAA AACATTTCGGATGAAAAATTCATTCAGTTATTCGAAGGCTTGGAAATGAATACACATCTCGAGTCTCTAAGTTTAACTAACGTTGGACTCAACGATAAGACCGCGCAACGGCTGGCTGATGCTGTGGAGAAAAATTCAACCCTCAGAGTACTCAA tgtGGAAACGAATTTCATAAGTCCGCCTGTGATAGTAAAACTCATCAGGTCCCTTCTTAAAACAAAATCTATTGAAGAATTCCGATGTTCGAATCAG AGGTCACAAGTATTGGGTAACAAGATTGAGATGGAAATCACACAATTGGTAGAACAAAACCCGACGTTGCTAAGACTCGGGCTACATCTTGAATTCAATGATGCTAGACATCGTGTAGCTGCACATCTGCAACGCAATATCGATAGGA TACGGAAAGATCTAACGCTGCGACTACAGTTCCGATTCTTTAACATGAACCACAGGAAACCTGCCTTGATTCAATGA
- the Tmod gene encoding tropomodulin isoform X6 has translation MATTEIFQDWDSPYENLSAMRTTTTRKTTTTTRIETSSSTKTTTMTTAAKLYGKDLSEYDDIDVDQLLAELTPEELNILAKEVDPDDSFMPPSQRCSYECNKSPTGPLNRKKLIEHINKQALETPDIPELKPFVPGVIRGKKWVPPPQDNTKEKEADEQIAIDLGDEYEQALSAATQEEIIDLAAILGFHSMMNQDQYHASLLNSGQPVGLGWDGVTKASQPKVYPMEPPNDTDVDATIKQVRDDDSSLTDLNWNNIKNISDEKFIQLFEGLEMNTHLESLSLTNVGLNDKTAQRLADAVEKNSTLRVLNVETNFISPPVIVKLIRSLLKTKSIEEFRCSNQRSQVLGNKIEMEITQLVEQNPTLLRLGLHLEFNDARHRVAAHLQRNIDRIRKDLTLRLQFRFFNMNHRKPALIQ, from the exons ACCTCATCGTCGACCAAGACAACCACCATGACGACGGCAGCCAAGCTGTACGGCAAGGACCTAAGCGAATATGACGACATTGATGTGGATCAGCTGCTGGCAGAGCTTACGCCGGAAGAGCTTAACATATTGGCCAAGGAAGTAGATCCCGAT GATAGCTTTATGCCACCATCGCAACGTTGCAGCTACGAATGTAATAAAAGCCCTACAGGACCACTGAATCGTAAGAAACTCATTGAGCACATCAACAAGCAGGCTCTAGAGACACCTGATATTCCAGAATTGAAACCATTTGTACCTGGCGTAATTAGAGGCAAAAAG TGGGTACCTCCACCACAAGATAATACAAAAGAGAAGGAGGCAGATGAACAGATTGCGATAGATCTAGGGGACGAGTATGAACAAGCGCTTTCTGCCGCCACCCAGGAAGAAATTATTGATCTTGCTG CTATTCTTGGATTCCATTCTATGATGAATCAAGACCAGTATCACGCCTCTCTACTGAATTCTGGACAGCCAGTCGGACTCGGTTGGGATGGAGTAACGAAAGCTAGTCAACCGAAAGTTTACCCGATGGAACCGCCTAATGACACAGACGTCGATGCTACCATTAAACAAGTGCGGGACGACGACTCCTCTCTCACCGATTTAAATTGGAACAATATTAAA AACATTTCGGATGAAAAATTCATTCAGTTATTCGAAGGCTTGGAAATGAATACACATCTCGAGTCTCTAAGTTTAACTAACGTTGGACTCAACGATAAGACCGCGCAACGGCTGGCTGATGCTGTGGAGAAAAATTCAACCCTCAGAGTACTCAA tgtGGAAACGAATTTCATAAGTCCGCCTGTGATAGTAAAACTCATCAGGTCCCTTCTTAAAACAAAATCTATTGAAGAATTCCGATGTTCGAATCAG AGGTCACAAGTATTGGGTAACAAGATTGAGATGGAAATCACACAATTGGTAGAACAAAACCCGACGTTGCTAAGACTCGGGCTACATCTTGAATTCAATGATGCTAGACATCGTGTAGCTGCACATCTGCAACGCAATATCGATAGGA TACGGAAAGATCTAACGCTGCGACTACAGTTCCGATTCTTTAACATGAACCACAGGAAACCTGCCTTGATTCAATGA